AGGCGGAGCTCGCGGAGCTGCTCACACAGGATTGAGCGGCCGCGTTCCGAGGGCGTCGGGTAGCGTCGGTCCCATGAATTTCGGTGCTGGTGTGCCCACGGTCCAGGTCACGGACCTCAAGGACGGCGATTTCCTGCTGGACGTCCGCGAGGACGACGAATGGCAGGCGGGTCACGCCGAAGGGGCGCTGCACATTCCCATCAGTGAGTTCGTGGCCCGCTACGGCGAGTTGACCGAGGCCGCCCCGCAGGACGGCCGCGTCCACGTGATCTGCCGGTCCGGCGGTCGCTCGGCCCAGGTCACGATGTACCTGGCCCAGCAGGGCATCGACGCCGCGAACGTCGACGGCGGCATGCAGCTGTGGGCAGAGACGGGCCGCCCCGTGGTGACCGACGACGGCCGACCGGGCTTCGTGCTCTAGCCTTCGGCAGTCGAGGGGACCGGTGCTGGGCGGCGGTGCCCGGTGGCGGGTGCCGGGTGCGCCGCGTGCCGGGGCGGAGCCCAGTGGTGGGTGTCAGGCGGCCGTGCCTGGTGGTGGGTGTCAGGCGGCCGTGCCTGGTGGTGGGTGCCTGGTCGTCGTCCTCGCCGCTCGGTCCCCGGTCACCGCGGTTCGCGTGGCGGGCCGGTTCGCCCGTCGGGAGGGCCGCCGTGGCCACCACGCGCACCCGGCGTGGCTCGCCCCCGGCCGCTCACCAGACGCAGACACATCCCCGACGGTGAGCACGAGGACGCCGGACAGGATGAGCACCAGCATGCCCGGCCCCCTACTGCTGTCGCTTCCGCTGTTGCGGCGTGCGTCATCCCAGGGGATGCGCCGCCAGCAGATCCCCCAACGCCTCCTCGTGCGCCGCCGCCGGGCCCAGCGACAGCTCCAGATGCTTGGCCCAGGCGTGGTACCGGTGCAGGGGGTAGTCGACGTCTGCGCCGAACCCGCCGTGCAGATGCTGTGCCGTCTGCACCACCCGCCGTACCCCCTCGGAGGCCCAGATCTTCGCCACGGCGACGTCCCCCGCGACCGGCAGCGTGCCCCGCGCTCCCGAGGCGATCCGCCAAGCGGCCTGCCACAGCGTGACCTCCATCGCGCGCAGGTCGATGTAACGGTCGGCGGCCTGCACGGCGACCGCCTGAAAGGTGGCGACCGGGAAACCGAACTGCTCCCGCTTGCTCGTGTATTCACTGCTCATCCGCAGCACCCGCTCGCCCAGACCGAGCGCCAGCGCACACGTCCCCGTGGTCAGCAGATCCCGCAGCCACTCCCACGCGCCCTCGACATCGATCACGTCCCGCGCGGCGATCCGCGCCGACTCCAGCCGCAGCTCGCCCAGCCGCTCCCCGCTGGTGGAGAACTGCTCGGCCGGCGTGACCCCGTCATGGACCCGGGGCACCAGCGCGAGGATGGTCCGGTCCGCGGCCGTGTGGGCCGGGACGACGACGTAGTCCGC
This portion of the Streptomyces canus genome encodes:
- a CDS encoding rhodanese-like domain-containing protein, translating into MPTVQVTDLKDGDFLLDVREDDEWQAGHAEGALHIPISEFVARYGELTEAAPQDGRVHVICRSGGRSAQVTMYLAQQGIDAANVDGGMQLWAETGRPVVTDDGRPGFVL
- a CDS encoding acyl-CoA dehydrogenase family protein, coding for MDFTFSEEQQAAAEAARGVFADVAPDAVPSPALTTGAVADEFDRALWARLADADVLSLLSAEEYGGAGLDAVALCLVLRESAKVLARVPLLENSAAMAAVQAYGGPELRAELLERAGRGDVVLTVAASGRTGHDPAELAVTARQEEGEGADWILDGVQTAVPWAYDADYVVVPAHTAADRTILALVPRVHDGVTPAEQFSTSGERLGELRLESARIAARDVIDVEGAWEWLRDLLTTGTCALALGLGERVLRMSSEYTSKREQFGFPVATFQAVAVQAADRYIDLRAMEVTLWQAAWRIASGARGTLPVAGDVAVAKIWASEGVRRVVQTAQHLHGGFGADVDYPLHRYHAWAKHLELSLGPAAAHEEALGDLLAAHPLG